The following are encoded in a window of Streptomyces sp. Go-475 genomic DNA:
- a CDS encoding DUF6479 family protein produces MDTAWMELAAGRGALGIGLVVAGVVVVGLLLGAFVLGFRNKRRELPTPRPEEQPRMPAGGPVRETRERREPDEMPRSEERLTPHELKTNGRQSDRTSASQERPRWNEGGSGGFGSGGPGAR; encoded by the coding sequence ATGGATACCGCATGGATGGAGCTGGCCGCGGGCCGTGGCGCCCTCGGCATCGGACTGGTCGTGGCGGGCGTGGTGGTCGTGGGCCTGCTGCTGGGGGCCTTCGTCCTCGGCTTCCGCAACAAGCGCAGGGAACTGCCCACGCCACGCCCCGAGGAGCAGCCGCGGATGCCCGCCGGCGGCCCGGTCCGCGAGACGCGTGAGCGCCGGGAACCGGACGAGATGCCGAGAAGCGAGGAGCGCCTGACTCCGCACGAGCTGAAGACGAACGGCCGCCAGAGCGACCGGACGAGCGCCTCGCAGGAGCGTCCGCGCTGGAACGAGGGCGGCAGCGGCGGCTTCGGCAGCGGCGGACCGGGCGCCCGCTGA
- a CDS encoding allantoin permease, which produces MSTEPRLAEVVEPEPAQKAARGTDQAVKETLEDYTLRFAPRSYRRWTPMVVATTALGGIAYMADFSIGAGIGLAHGTGNALLAIAVAAVVIFVTGFPLAYYGARYNIDLDLITRGSGFGYFGSVLTSVIFASFTFIFFALEGSIMAQGLKLGLGLPLWLGYLVSTLMVIPLVIYGMTALSKLQVWTTPIWLLLMVGPLVYLVATDPGSVDRFLAYAGTDGDGGVNTASVLLGAGVCLSLIAQIGEQIDYLRFMPPKTEANKRSWWTAVVMAGPGWVVLGALKQAIGVFLAVYIIAEVGAAAAPEPIQQFKHAFDAMMPSWLVLPLAVALVVISQIKINVTNAYSGSLAWTNSFTRVTRRYPGRMVFVLVNLGFALALMEADMFSFLNSILGFYSNCAIAWVVTVATDIGINKYVLKLSPHAPEFRRGMLYAVNPVGVVAFVAASGLSIAMYFHALGDTLQPYSPVAAAVIAFVLTPLMAVVTKGRYYLRRADDGIAEPLLDEDGNPSATTYDCHVCRQRFERPDVTACRTHDAVVCSLCLSTDKVGDHVLPAAV; this is translated from the coding sequence ATGAGTACGGAGCCACGACTGGCAGAAGTCGTCGAGCCGGAACCCGCGCAGAAGGCAGCGCGGGGTACGGACCAGGCCGTCAAGGAGACCCTGGAGGACTACACCCTCCGCTTCGCGCCGCGCAGTTACCGGCGCTGGACCCCGATGGTGGTGGCGACGACCGCGCTCGGCGGCATCGCCTACATGGCCGACTTCTCCATCGGCGCCGGCATCGGCCTGGCCCACGGCACCGGCAACGCGCTGCTGGCGATCGCCGTCGCCGCGGTCGTCATCTTCGTGACCGGATTCCCGCTCGCCTACTACGGGGCCCGCTACAACATCGACCTGGACCTGATCACGCGCGGCTCGGGCTTCGGCTACTTCGGCTCGGTGCTCACCAGCGTCATCTTCGCCAGCTTCACCTTCATCTTCTTCGCCCTCGAGGGCTCGATCATGGCGCAGGGCCTGAAGCTGGGCCTCGGACTGCCGCTGTGGCTGGGCTACCTGGTGTCCACGCTCATGGTGATCCCGCTGGTCATCTACGGCATGACGGCGCTGAGCAAGCTCCAGGTGTGGACCACCCCGATCTGGCTGCTGCTGATGGTCGGCCCGCTGGTCTACCTGGTCGCCACCGACCCCGGGAGCGTCGACCGCTTCCTCGCCTACGCGGGCACCGACGGCGACGGCGGCGTCAACACCGCCTCCGTGCTCCTGGGCGCGGGCGTCTGCCTGTCGCTGATCGCGCAGATCGGGGAGCAGATCGACTACCTGCGCTTCATGCCGCCCAAGACCGAGGCCAACAAGCGCAGTTGGTGGACGGCCGTGGTGATGGCCGGCCCGGGCTGGGTGGTGCTCGGCGCGCTGAAGCAGGCCATCGGCGTGTTCCTCGCGGTCTACATCATCGCCGAGGTCGGCGCGGCCGCAGCGCCCGAGCCGATCCAGCAGTTCAAGCACGCCTTCGACGCGATGATGCCGTCCTGGCTCGTCCTCCCGCTGGCCGTGGCCCTGGTCGTGATCAGCCAGATCAAGATCAACGTGACGAACGCGTACTCCGGCTCCCTCGCCTGGACCAACTCCTTCACCCGGGTCACCAGGCGTTACCCCGGCCGAATGGTCTTCGTCCTGGTCAACCTGGGCTTCGCGCTCGCCCTGATGGAGGCCGACATGTTCAGCTTCCTCAACAGCATCCTGGGCTTCTACTCGAACTGCGCGATCGCCTGGGTGGTCACCGTGGCCACGGACATCGGCATCAACAAGTACGTGCTGAAGCTGTCCCCGCACGCCCCCGAGTTCCGCCGCGGCATGCTCTACGCCGTCAACCCGGTCGGTGTCGTGGCCTTCGTCGCCGCGTCCGGGCTGTCCATCGCCATGTACTTCCACGCGCTGGGCGACACGCTCCAGCCGTACTCGCCCGTCGCCGCGGCCGTCATCGCCTTCGTCCTCACGCCGCTGATGGCCGTGGTCACCAAGGGCCGGTACTACCTGCGCCGCGCCGACGACGGCATCGCCGAGCCGCTCCTGGACGAGGACGGCAACCCCAGCGCCACCACGTACGACTGCCACGTGTGCCGGCAGCGGTTCGAGCGGCCGGACGTGACCGCGTGCCGGACGCACGACGCGGTCGTCTGCTCCCTGTGCCTGAGCACCGACAAGGTCGGCGACCACGTGCTGCCGGCGGCCGTCTGA